Below is a genomic region from Paenibacillus rhizovicinus.
GTTGAAGAAGCGACGGTGCGCGAAACGGGTGACGATGTTGGTGATCGCCCATTCGCCCTTGCCGTTCTTCTGCATGAGCACCCGGATGTCGAAATGCCGCTGGCTCAGCAGATGGCTGCGAATGCCTTGCTGGATCAGGAACCGCTGCTCGCCCAGATGCTTATCCAGCAGCGTTTGCAATTCCTCGGTGCCCGCGCAGATATAAGTCGCCGAAAGACTGTGCATCGCCACATGAATCTCGCCATTCTCCTTCCATTCGATGCGATAGACGAATTTGCCCATGGAGCCGTGCAGCGGCTTGATGAACATCAGGCGATACCGTTTCAGCAGCGCGGGCAGTGCCTCTCTGTTGTACAAGAAAGTATCCGGCACATAAGGGGCGACGACGGACGGCTTCAGGAAGTTGTACAGGTACCATTTATTGAAGAAATTGATGACATTGAAGCATTTATTCTTCCCGATGGCTTCCTCCAAGCGCTGGACGGTGGCCGTTTTCTTATTGAAGCAGCGATTGTAGACGACGCGCGGGAAAGGGAAGGCACGCTGCTTCCAGCCGTCTTTATAACGGCTTAATCCGATGATCCGCCGTTCGCTCCATATCATATCGTCCGGACAGAAGGCGTACAGCCGAATATTCGGAGCGCAGTAGCGTTGGTACAGGCGTAAAGTTCGTTCTCTGCTGCTTCTTGTCGAAACCATGATCGCAATTAGTGTGAGGTTCTCCATTCGTGTCACTCCCTGGCAGACAATCCTCTACCATCTAATGCGATTGCTGCAAATCGGCATGGGACAACTGGCCTGCTAGGACACAAAATCAGCAGATGTTCCGGATGAGACGCCTATTTTTGACAGCGGACCGATAAGGTGTTCTGAGATTATGGAAATGTTTGTATGCTAACATGAGGCTAAATGAGGAGGAGTGCAGATGGGGAAATTTCCAGGACCTCCAGGACCTCCGGGACCCCCTGGGCCACCGGGACCGCGCGGGGCGACAGGACCGGCAGGTGATCCGGGGGCAAACGGGTTAAGAGGGGCGACCGGCGCAACCGGAGCTGCGGGAGCGGCAGGTCTGATAGGAGCAACGGGCGCAACGGGTTCTACGGGAGCGGCGGGAACTGCGGGAGCGGCAGGTGCGACGGGAGCAACCGGAGCAACCGGAAGTACGGGAACAGCCGGGACGGCAGGAGCGGTCGGCGCAACAGGTGCAACAGGCGCAACGGGTGCAACGGGCTTCACGGGCACGGCAGGATTAGCTGGCGCGACGGGGACGACGGGGACGACGGGCGCGACAGGCACAGGCGCAACAGGCACGACCGGTGCGACCGGCGCAACTGGTGCAACAGGCGCAACGGGCGCGACGGGGATAACAGGAACGACAGGAGAAACCGGGGCGACGGGTATACCGGGATCGGGTGCCATCATTCCGTTCGCGTCGGGCATACCGGCCGTATTAACGACGATTCTTGGCGGACTGGTCGGTACGACAAGCCTTGTAGGATTCGGCAACTCGATTGCAGGGGTAGCTCTTGCAGGCACGACTATCGATTTGACCGGGGCCGCAGGCACCTTGTTGAACTTTGCCTTCTCCGTGCCGAGAGACGGGACGATTACATCCGTGGCTGCGTATTTCAGCACGACGCTGGCGCTCTCGCTTATCGGGTCGACTGTAACGATCACGGCACAGTTATACAGCTCGACGACGCCGAATAACATCTTCTCTCCGGTAGCGGGTACCGAGGTCACCTTGGCGCCGGCGCTTACCGGAGTCATCGCCATTGGCGACATCTCCAACGGGATCGTTACCGGATTAGCGATTCCGGTAACGGCGGAGACGCGTCTGCTGATGGTATTCTCCGCCACGGCCGCAGGCGTTACCTTGATCAACACTGTCGCGGGTTATGCGAGCGCGGGAGTGGCCATCAATTAATCGGCTACCCCGCTTGATCAACCGGTTTTCACAGTGAATCATTTAGACTCGCAGAGGTGCAGCGATGCCCTTTGCGGGTCTTTTTGGCCTGCATGGAAGCGGCACGGCGTAACGGTCCCGGATAGGGGAGCCGACATCGGACAAGCCAAGCGCGACAAGGATTGTAACCCGCTTGGTCATTATTGATCTCATGGCTTAAATCGGCTGATTCCGGTCAAGAACGACACAT
It encodes:
- a CDS encoding YheC/YheD family endospore coat-associated protein → MENLTLIAIMVSTRSSRERTLRLYQRYCAPNIRLYAFCPDDMIWSERRIIGLSRYKDGWKQRAFPFPRVVYNRCFNKKTATVQRLEEAIGKNKCFNVINFFNKWYLYNFLKPSVVAPYVPDTFLYNREALPALLKRYRLMFIKPLHGSMGKFVYRIEWKENGEIHVAMHSLSATYICAGTEELQTLLDKHLGEQRFLIQQGIRSHLLSQRHFDIRVLMQKNGKGEWAITNIVTRFAHRRFFNTAVCEAVADAAEILPVIFEPGEIGESARTLEAASRGAAQAAETQLGLLGELSVDFIVDTRKKLWIIELNGKPHKSVYSDLKGIAFEQRIYRRPMEYAAYLSSLEDGVPQHK
- a CDS encoding exosporium glycoprotein BclB-related protein — protein: MGKFPGPPGPPGPPGPPGPRGATGPAGDPGANGLRGATGATGAAGAAGLIGATGATGSTGAAGTAGAAGATGATGATGSTGTAGTAGAVGATGATGATGATGFTGTAGLAGATGTTGTTGATGTGATGTTGATGATGATGATGATGITGTTGETGATGIPGSGAIIPFASGIPAVLTTILGGLVGTTSLVGFGNSIAGVALAGTTIDLTGAAGTLLNFAFSVPRDGTITSVAAYFSTTLALSLIGSTVTITAQLYSSTTPNNIFSPVAGTEVTLAPALTGVIAIGDISNGIVTGLAIPVTAETRLLMVFSATAAGVTLINTVAGYASAGVAIN